In a single window of the Euwallacea fornicatus isolate EFF26 chromosome 5, ASM4011564v1, whole genome shotgun sequence genome:
- the LOC136339019 gene encoding remodeling and spacing factor 1 isoform X1, whose protein sequence is MASESDASCEEDPNFAVICGFFEKFGQLVGITDIDFCDLQSMLENTEQVSPYLIDLHIKLLRKLKKNVSPPERWEKFLIKFCHTFSRVDAWELERFGYKKAKVASKVRVLKELVEAQFDLNTKFKAEVNKLTSKELRSEPLGRDKFGNAYWFQNDENYQIRVYREDLDDEKWTLVAKDRSGLVSIISKLGENDIKASSDSAGNEDSNSMSEKPIIDTGQQDTDSKKTSEDDDSNLEKDNEEINQKDQVKNENEKPKELIKDKHHEKRSIKNEDKKELVKDGDREKALAIDEDQNKDLAKGENNEKEPIKNEKQDKEHKETVPKDPPKNEVKIELKDKEPRLPFKRPREEQEEINYQTVSQKHKIKPLNILVSDITKEPVIGKAIEEPVMQVKGEGSGADNQGGVIILGEVIEEDCMYFYGNGSGVACETGNHSDKAEEGSSESSGSQVNTTEIPLTVKSKSSEGQEQCNGPQVDENKQIEEKSFDIELKTSSLMKDQKELENTGSDCVPRSIESNAKNNLENPKEEDNKTAMNAENETSDPLPFRTPNSSGSSTKTIPKIVIEDVDSKTKNNIEKSKEKHDLPSEGHLETPIVEHLCIKRTAYVCGEGDKSEKDPLAETEEVDENGDAKDNTEERDLVIPEELEKRATISPVPANGVNQIQKDEDPLSLDESQNEPVATHEDHAISSEPLFVQEDTSTKPSEKSCPDTVMSERPKLKPVKTKSAKSRDQPTTEKFDEKSKGVSTESSLSNSPIQSVAESTVSPVELTAGESCDVPEEDPLAVSGNEGEEVKQKVIASEPTVSGFSMDYKDSPEATPSPPSTKNPSPMRAVRKRGLEEEPSKGQESDDGNGKRIKLKGRRQVDAALRRSVEQRIEQLHGNSSSDSKESEEESSAKEKKPGRFGKKKDKKETKEEEDCDKGGKDQTTNGAGSDDSVAKKATEKKKLEKKEKKNSRLLMGLQIEDSPRQLRQSRRIAQLKIKEQAGIKLNQALYQEVRKKSKRDDDDEKSDKRKRDKKGGDDAGSETEDSKSGRRKKKRKEKPANQIFNENRPWQSSSEESEEGVEEEEDEDLEEDDDLELGPLKSDHEFSPESQEDDDDEEWQPVKRARTAKKESDIEEVDDFPCQKCLKKDHPEWILLCDKCDNGWHCSCLRPPLLGIPEGDWFCPPCEHIILLERLQSKLVEYDKKLSKKEIENRRKERLAYVGISLNNVLPNKEPNKEVRKKIRRRSEDVRSESSTASSESESESYSDEPIYQLRQRRQAKSYKFNEYDEMIKDAIGEDEIKQEDTAGNLGRGKDIQTIVKGLEPEPTPKAGEELVAENGEERPSAAHLKKMLRKKHRKLNSLDFDSEEEDISDEDFKGSTSELEEDEEDDELDYVEEESDLSDDSSDYGGRKRRKNAPVRRSTRARTRRFDEDFIDDDDSDEDAPKPKKKRSIWDESESDDSELSGYQRKSGSKKKKKKKSGGNKSSSGKSRGRIKFGGLTSSEDENLGRGRRTRGKTATYVDTLGSESEEGAAPKKNPRKIVSDDDEDFVANDEEVEEDEEKEEEIEDEEEEDNSEEERRQKRSLIVPKIYIKKPLGPKKGSPIPASGSTGNPVHVDGGGYGINHSVPIPEKAMGGGFNNQQQHFNQPGSFIPDAKLCRNPSIIHEPIVSNVTALIRNDIENDDLSEPPGIALPLFDELSCDGKDFGPQDSPRKRRGRGPGKKKVEANSNSSVAQGPAIEIAAPPQPFSQAQPTPSVITRMLQSKPNLAAFPVGRIRAKQFATMKDDEHEDPNSRNSTGDVSSMYNMPGGNPPVPYPHHPPPLGANNYPPGMPPHAYSHQRPMDPSPSGGGPVNLAEGSTPPAGPPGNQRYPPVTQPPGHPPMHAAYGLPPGAPSNSLPPGQTPYPAQGNGSHPPSQQYPSPPVSGSGPPPSYPPPVTSGSGLPPHYPPPPPVAESGAAAAPPEGYYGGYPPPPAGDAAMPPVPYEGLPPDPNAPYPEPYPSEGQPSANPVPDGAAGKSYDEESGGEFAGLASYFSSQREDDLES, encoded by the exons ATGGCGTCTGAATCCGATGCTTCTTGTGAAGAGGATCCCAATTTTGCCGTTATTTGCGgctttttcgagaaatttgggCAACTTGTGGGGATAACAGACATTGATTTTTGTGACCTACAGAGTATGCTGGAAAATACAGAGCAGG TATCTCCATATCTAATAGACTTGCATATAAAGCTGCTcaggaaacttaaaaaaaatgtttccccTCCAGAACGCTGGGAGAAGTTTCTAATCAAATTTTGCCACACTTTTTCTAGAGTAGATGCTTGGGAACTGGAAAGATTTGGCTATAAGAAGGCTAAAGTTGCATCAAAAGTCCGAGTACTTAAG GAATTGGTAGAAGCCCAATTTGATTTAAACACAAAGTTTAAAGCTGAAGTTAACAAACTCACCTCTAAGGAACTTAGATCTGAGCCTTTGGGACGTGATAAATTTGGGAATGCTTATTGGTTCCAAAATGATGAAAACTATCAAATACGGGTGTACAGAGAGGACTTGgatgatgaaaaatggacccTTGTTGCCAA AGATCGAAGTGGTCTTGTTTCAATTATATCAAAGTTGGGAGAAAATGATATTAAAGCTAGTTCAGATTCTGCAGGAAATGAGGATAGTAATAGCATGTCAGAAAAGCCTATTATTGATACTGGTCAGCAAGATACGGATTCTAAGAAAACATCAGAGGATGACGATTCCAATTTAGAAAAG GACAATGAAGAGATTAACCAAAAAGACcaagttaaaaatgaaaatgagaaGCCAAAGGAGCTAATTAAAGATAAGCACCATGAAAAAAggtcaattaaaaatgaagataaaaaAGAATTAGTCAAAGATGGAGACCGTGAAAAAGCGCTAGCTATAGATGAAGATCAGAATAAAGACTTAGCTAAAGGCGAAAACAACGAAAAAGaaccaattaaaaatgaaaaacaggACAAAGAACATAAAGAAACGGTTCCCAAGGACCCACCCAAGAATGAAGTTAAGATAGAGTTAAAAGATAAAGAGCCAAGACTGCCTTTCAAAAGACCCAGAGAAGAACAGGAAGAAATAAACTATCAAACTGTGAGccaaaaacacaaaatcaaACCACTAAATATTTTGGTATCTGATATCACTAAGGAACCCGTTATAG GCAAGGCAATAGAAGAACCAGTGATGCAAGTAAAAGGGGAAGGATCTGGAGCTGACAACCAGGGTGGTGTAATAATATTAGGAGAAGTAATAGAAGAAGACTGCATGTATTTTTATGGAAACGGCAGTGGTGTAGCTTGTGAAACTGGAAATCATTCTGATAAAGCTGAAGAAGGATCGTCCGAGTCTTCTGGGAGTCAAGTAAACACAACTGAAATTCCACTTACTGTGAAGTCTAAATCATCTGAAGGGCAAGAGCAGTGTAATGGACCCCAAGTggatgaaaataaacaaatagaaGAAAAGAGTTTtgatattgaattaaaaactagTTCACTCATGAAAGACCAAAAGGAATTAGAGAACACTGGTAGCG atTGTGTCCCAAGAAGTATTGAAAGCaatgctaaaaataatttggaaaatccTAAAGAAGAAGACAATAAAACAGCAATGAATGCAGAAAATGAAACTAGTGATCCACTTCCATTTAGAACACCAAATTCCTCAGGCTCATCAACTAAAACAATACCAAAAATAGTGATTGAAGATGTGGATAGTAAGACTAAGAATAATATCGAAAAATCCAAGGAAAAACATGATTTACCTAGTGAAGGGCATCTTGAAACTCCCATTGTAGAGCATCTGTGTATTAAACGAACAGCATATGTTTGTGGTGAGGGGGATAAGAGTGAAAAAGACCCATTAGCAGAAACAGAAGAAGTTGATGAAAATGGGGATGCAAAGGACAATACAGAAGAAAGGGATTTGGTTATCCCTGAGGAACTGGAGAAGAGGGCTACAATATCACCAGTACCTGCAAATGGTGTCAATCAAATTCAAAAGGATGAAGATCCCTTGTCATTGGATGAAAGTCAGAATG AACCAGTTGCAACCCATGAAGATCATGCAATATCTTCTGAGCCTTTATTTGTTCAAGAAGATACTTCCACAAAACCGTCTGAAAAAAGCTGTCCTGATACGGTAATGTCGGAACGTCCTAAATTAAAGCCtgttaaaacaaaatctgCCAAATCTCGTGATCAACCAACTACGGAGAAGTTTGACGAAAAGAGCAAAG GAGTTAGTACTGAGTCTTCGTTGAGCAATTCGCCCATTCAGTCGGTAGCTGAAAGCACTGTGTCCCCTGTAGAGTTAACTGCAGGCGAAAGTTGTGATGTCCCTGAAGAGGATCCTTTAGCTGTTTCTGGAAATGAAG GTGAAGAGGTGAAACAAAAAGTAATAGCCTCTGAACCAACTGTAAGTGGGTTTTCGATGGATTACAAAGATTCGCCTGAAGCCACTCCGTCACCTCCGTCAACTAAAAATCCGTCCCCTATGAGAGCCGTTAGAAAAAGGG GTTTAGAAGAGGAACCTTCCAAAGGTCAAGAATCAGATGACGGCAATGGAAAACGGATTAAATTGAAAGGACGTCGACAGGTCGATGCTGCTCTAAGAAGAAGCGTCGAGCAGCGAATAGAACAGCTTCACG GTAATAGCAGCAGCGATAGTAAAGAAAGTGAAGAAGAATCTTCCGCTAAAGAGAAAAAACCGGGACGATTTGGCAAAAAGAAGGATAAGAAGGAAACAAAGGAAGAAGAAGACTGCGATAAAGGGGGAAAAGATCAAACTACAAATGGAGCGGGATCGGATGATTCGGTTGCTAAGAAGGCTACTGAGAAGAAGAAACTAGAAAAAAAggagaagaaaaatagtc GACTTTTAATGGGCTTGCAAATAGAGGATTCCCCAAGACAGTTGAGGCAATCTCGCAGAATAGCGCAGTTAAAAATCAAGGAGCAGGCTGGGATTAAGCTTAATCAAGCGTTATATCAAGAAG TGCGGAAGAAGTCAAAAAGAGACGATGATGATGAAAAGTCAGACAAACGGAAAAGAGACAAAAAGGGGGGTGACGATGCCGGTTCTGAAACTGAGGACTCCAAGAGCggaagaaggaaaaagaagagaaaggAAAAACCTGCcaaccaaatttttaatgagaataGGCCATGGCAGTCCAGTAGCGAAGAGAGCGAAGAAGGTGTAGAAGAG gAGGAGGATGAAGACCTCGAAGAAGATGACGATTTGGAGTTGGGGCCTTTAAAATCTGACCATGAATTTTCACCGGAAAGCCAAGAAGATGACGACGATGAGGAGTGGCAGCCTGTAAAGAGAGCACGGACTGCCAAAAAGG AATCAGACATTGAAGAGGTAGATGACTTCCCATGCCAGAAGTGCCTGAAAAAGGATCATCCCGAATGGATTTTACTTTGTGACAAATGTGACAATGGTTGGCATTGCTCCTGTTTGCGACCGCCCCTCTTAGGAATCCCTGAGGGTGACTGGTTTTGTCCCCCTTGCGAGCACATAATCCTCCTTGAACGTCTACAGTCCAAATTAGTGGAATATGATAAAAAGTTGAGCAAAAAGGAAATCGAAAATAGGAGAAAGGAGCGTTTAGCCTATGTCGGAATTAGTTTGAATAACGTTTTGCCGAATAAGGAACCGAATAAAGAAGTTCGGAAAAAGATAAGACGACGATCGGAGGATGTGAGATCAGAAAGTTCCACTGCTTCGTCCGAGTCAGAGTCGGAGAGTTATAGTGATGAGCCAATTTACCAGCTAAGGCAGCGCAG GCAAGCGAAGAGTTATAAGTTCAATGAATACGACGAAATGATTAAAGATGCAATTGGAGAGGATGAAATCAAGCAGGAAGATACGGCAGGGAACTTAGGCCGCGGAAAAGATATTCAAACCATTGTTAAAGGGTTGGAACCGGAACCAACTCCGAAGGCAGGAGAAGAACTTGTGGCTGAGAATGGTGAAGAGCGACCTAGCGCAGCTCATTTGAAAAAGATGCTCAG gAAGAAACACCGGAAACTGAACAGCTTAGATTTCGATAGCGAAGAAGAAGATATATCAGACGAAGATTTCAAAGGTTCTACTAGTGAGCTAGAAGAAGACGAAGAAGACGATGAATTAGATTACGTTGAGGAAGAATCAGATCTGAGTGATGACAGCAGTGATTATGGAGGTCGGAAAAGGCGGAAAAACGCCCCTGTCCGACGGTCCACTAGGGCTAGAACTAGAAG ATTTGATGAAGACTTTATTGACGATGATGACAGTGATGAAGACGCCCCGAAACCCAAGAAAAAACGTTCAATTTGGGACGAATCGGAGTCTGACGACTCTGAACTTTCCGGATACCAACGCAAATCGGgaagtaaaaagaaaaaaaagaaaaagagcgGCGGCAACAAGTCTAGTTCTGGAAAATCACGAGGAAG AATAAAATTTGGAGGATTGACGTCGAGTGAGGATGAAAATTTGGGAAGAGGTCGGCGTACTAGAGGTAAAACCGCAACGTACGTTGACACTTTAGGTTCGGAGTCTGAAGAGGGCGCCGCTCCAAAGAAAAATCCTAGAAAAATTGTTAGTGATGATGATGAGGATTTTGTGGCTAATGATGAAGAG GTTGAAGAGGATGAAGAGAAGGAAGAGGAAATTGAGGATGAAGAAGAGGAAGACAATTCTGAGGAGGAAAGGAGGCAAAAGCGATCTCTTATAGTAcccaaaatttatattaagaaGCCGCTAGGTCCCAAGAAAGGTTCGCCAATTCCCGCTTCAG gGTCAACAGGAAATCCGGTTCATGTCGACGGTGGAGGATATGGTATTAACCACAGTGTTCCGATTCCGGAGAAAGCAATGGGTGGGGGTTTTAACAATCAGCAGCAACATTTCAATCAGCCAGGGTCGTTCATTCCTGAT gcaAAGCTTTGTAGAAATCCCAGCATCATTCATGAACCAATAGTCAGCAATGTCACTGCTCTGATAAGAAACGATATTGAGAATGACGATCTTTCGGAACCTCCTGGAATTGCTCTTCCTCTTTTTGACGAATTGAGTTGTGACGGAAAAGATTTTGGGCCTCAAGATTCGCCTAGAAAACGCAGGGGTAGAG GCCCTGGTAAAAAGAAAGTCGAAGCTAACAGTAATTCTTCGGTTGCACAAGGCCCAGCCATTGAAATAGCTGCTCCTCCGCAACCTTTCTCACAAGCCCAACCTACCCCATCAGTGATAACTAGGATGTTACAG TCAAAACCGAACCTAGCGGCATTTCCCGTGGGTCGAATAAGAGCGAAGCAATTTGCTACTATGAAGGACGATGAGCACGAAGACCCAAACTCCCGAAACTCAACTGGAGACGTTTCGAGTATGTACAATATGCCAG GAGGAAATCCTCCTGTACCTTACCCTCATCATCCCCCACCTTTAGGCGCTAACAATTATCCACCAGGAATGCCACCACATGCATATAGCCATCAGAGGCCAATGGATCCTTCACCTTCGGGGGGCGGTCCAGTTAACCTTGCGGAAGGGTCTACACCACCAGCTGGTCCTCCGGGAAATCAAAG ATATC